From the Spiroplasma sp. BIUS-1 genome, one window contains:
- the ylqF gene encoding ribosome biogenesis GTPase YlqF has translation MFDEKSTFNWFPGHMNKSIKEIEEKVSIVDLVIEIVDARAPFSTQNPLLRKILNKRPRLIIMTKFDLSDKEITNQWTEYFKSAGHRTFIVKDKQTDIYNDVLKLINEMTRESQLKQKSRGIENPQLNVLVVGIPNVGKSTVISKLSKGKNLKIGNKPGVTRGMQRIVMTNNITLIDTPGILPARFENETVACNCAATNSIRLDVVPKERMATKLMRYIYNSYPSLIENTYKINKNVLRPINYDDTFTIFEEIAKRNKFTILDEIADVERAIELFVHDIINNNLGKISFEKPIEIKEISKQAIEEDDLDSTVVSDLTVEW, from the coding sequence ATGTTTGACGAAAAATCAACTTTTAATTGATTTCCAGGTCACATGAACAAAAGTATTAAAGAAATTGAAGAAAAAGTTTCAATAGTTGATTTAGTTATTGAAATAGTAGATGCAAGAGCTCCTTTTTCTACTCAAAATCCTTTACTTAGAAAAATTCTAAACAAAAGACCAAGATTAATTATTATGACTAAGTTTGACTTATCTGATAAGGAAATCACAAACCAATGAACAGAATATTTTAAATCAGCAGGACACAGAACTTTTATTGTTAAAGATAAACAAACAGATATTTATAATGATGTTTTAAAACTTATAAATGAAATGACAAGAGAAAGTCAATTAAAACAAAAAAGCAGAGGGATAGAAAATCCTCAATTAAATGTTTTAGTTGTGGGTATACCAAACGTTGGTAAATCAACAGTTATCTCTAAACTTTCAAAAGGTAAGAATTTAAAAATTGGAAATAAACCTGGTGTTACTAGAGGGATGCAAAGAATTGTTATGACAAATAACATAACATTAATTGATACTCCTGGAATATTGCCAGCAAGATTTGAAAATGAAACAGTTGCATGTAATTGTGCAGCTACAAATTCAATTAGATTGGATGTTGTTCCAAAAGAAAGAATGGCAACTAAATTAATGAGATATATTTATAACTCATATCCATCATTAATTGAAAATACTTATAAAATTAACAAAAACGTATTAAGACCAATAAATTATGATGATACTTTTACAATTTTTGAAGAAATTGCAAAAAGAAATAAATTCACAATCCTAGATGAAATTGCAGATGTTGAAAGAGCAATAGAGTTATTTGTTCACGACATTATAAATAACAACTTAGGAAAGATTTCTTTTGAAAAACCAATAGAAATCAAAGAAATTTCTAAACAAGCAATTGAAGAAGATGATTTGGATTCAACAGTAGTAAGTGATTTAACAGTAGAATGATAG
- a CDS encoding ribonuclease HII: protein MIENLRYLFDQNIRKEHNVTLIAGSDEVGRGAMAGPIVVASAILKPEYNNPKIKDSKLLNEKQREELYEEIKANCIAYSICEYDSKFVDQNNPKKTSQIGMIDSIKKLEVKPDVCLIDGENIELSGYKCLQIIKGDNLSMTIGAASILAKVYRDRIMNKYDLEYPQYNFIKHKGYCTKDHQERVKQFGVLDIHRFSYKPIKFLKEKQNEL from the coding sequence ATGATAGAAAATTTAAGATATTTATTTGATCAAAATATACGAAAAGAACATAATGTAACTTTAATTGCGGGAAGTGATGAAGTTGGAAGAGGAGCTATGGCAGGACCAATCGTGGTTGCATCAGCAATTCTAAAACCTGAATACAATAATCCTAAAATTAAGGATTCAAAATTACTTAATGAAAAACAAAGAGAAGAACTTTATGAAGAAATAAAAGCAAATTGTATTGCTTATAGTATTTGTGAATATGATTCTAAGTTTGTTGATCAAAACAATCCAAAAAAAACTAGTCAAATAGGAATGATTGATTCTATAAAAAAATTAGAAGTTAAGCCAGATGTTTGCTTAATTGATGGAGAAAATATAGAATTAAGTGGGTACAAGTGTTTGCAAATAATTAAGGGCGACAACCTAAGCATGACTATCGGAGCTGCAAGTATTCTTGCAAAAGTTTATAGAGATAGAATTATGAATAAGTATGATTTAGAATATCCACAATATAACTTTATAAAACATAAAGGATATTGTACAAAAGATCACCAAGAAAGAGTAAAACAATTTGGTGTTCTTGATATTCATAGATTTTCTTATAAACCCATAAAATTTCTAAAGGAGAAACAAAATGAACTTTAA
- a CDS encoding phospho-sugar mutase, with amino-acid sequence MNFNKSNELYQEWINSNHLDENLKEELLNATDEELNAAFNIQLEFGTAGIRGILGAGPGRFNLYTIKKVTMSYAKLLMSKYGEELNRGVVIGHDNRKFSKEFSQLAAEILTSFGIKAYLFEDNIMKPTPVVSYATKDLNAIGGIVITASHNPAIYNGYKIYDEFGCQLIDEDTKVIAEYMEEIQDILNWNYKTDESLLEVVPQKVLDNYKEMISNLQFYKNQPRDGFKMIYSAVNGTGTEFTPPLLRSFGYDVVEVEEHAFEDSTFKNVGNPNPEFEPAWRIPFEYGQKNQDASIMIIQDPDADRIGCAINHNGEWIRIDGNQTGPLLIEWKLSQMKEHNLTPENPAMYSSFVTSDLGDRIANETYGVKVIKTLTGFKWMGSEILKEPERNLNFVFAYEESYGYVLDSSTRDKDGIQATTMLVEAAWYYKKQGKTLIDVLNELYEKYGYYYTYTENLNFKPEEIKSKVEPIMKKLREEEFTTLGGLELSYAEDYIDGLFNMPGQNLIKFYFNDGSWFAVRPSGTEPKIKIYFISVGENEEAAKEKCEAIFKDLKDFLEI; translated from the coding sequence ATGAACTTTAACAAAAGTAACGAACTATACCAAGAGTGAATTAACTCAAACCATTTAGATGAAAACCTAAAAGAAGAACTTTTAAATGCAACAGATGAAGAATTAAATGCTGCTTTTAATATTCAATTAGAGTTTGGAACAGCTGGAATAAGAGGTATTCTTGGTGCGGGTCCTGGAAGATTTAACTTATATACAATAAAAAAAGTAACTATGAGTTATGCAAAACTTCTAATGTCAAAATATGGTGAAGAATTAAACAGAGGAGTTGTTATTGGTCACGATAACAGAAAATTCTCAAAAGAATTCTCACAGTTAGCAGCAGAAATATTAACAAGTTTTGGTATTAAAGCTTATCTTTTCGAAGATAACATTATGAAACCAACTCCGGTTGTTTCATATGCTACAAAAGATTTAAATGCAATCGGTGGAATTGTTATTACAGCAAGTCACAACCCTGCAATTTATAACGGTTATAAAATATATGATGAATTTGGTTGTCAATTAATTGATGAAGACACTAAAGTTATTGCTGAATATATGGAAGAAATTCAAGATATCTTGAATTGAAACTATAAAACAGATGAATCACTTTTAGAAGTTGTTCCTCAAAAAGTTTTAGATAATTATAAAGAAATGATTTCTAACTTACAGTTTTATAAAAACCAACCAAGAGATGGATTTAAAATGATTTATTCAGCTGTTAATGGAACAGGAACTGAATTTACACCACCATTACTAAGAAGTTTTGGTTATGATGTAGTTGAAGTTGAAGAACATGCTTTTGAAGATTCTACATTTAAAAACGTAGGAAATCCAAATCCTGAATTCGAACCAGCATGAAGAATTCCATTTGAATATGGTCAAAAAAATCAAGATGCTTCAATAATGATAATTCAAGATCCAGATGCTGATAGAATTGGTTGTGCAATTAATCATAATGGAGAATGAATAAGAATTGATGGAAATCAAACAGGACCATTATTGATTGAATGAAAATTAAGTCAAATGAAAGAACATAATTTAACTCCAGAAAACCCAGCAATGTATTCAAGTTTTGTAACAAGTGACTTGGGAGATAGAATTGCAAATGAAACTTATGGAGTAAAAGTTATTAAAACTCTTACCGGGTTTAAATGAATGGGTTCTGAAATACTAAAAGAACCAGAAAGAAACTTAAACTTTGTATTTGCTTATGAAGAAAGTTATGGGTATGTTCTTGATTCATCAACAAGAGATAAAGATGGTATTCAAGCAACAACAATGTTAGTTGAAGCTGCATGATACTATAAAAAACAAGGTAAAACTCTAATTGATGTTTTAAATGAATTGTATGAAAAATATGGTTATTACTATACATATACAGAAAATTTAAATTTCAAACCAGAAGAAATTAAATCAAAAGTAGAACCAATTATGAAAAAACTTAGAGAAGAAGAATTTACTACTTTAGGTGGATTAGAATTGAGTTATGCTGAAGATTACATTGATGGTTTATTCAATATGCCAGGTCAAAACTTAATCAAATTCTACTTTAATGATGGAAGTTGATTTGCAGTTAGACCATCAGGTACTGAACCTAAAATAAAAATCTATTTTATAAGTGTTGGTGAAAATGAAGAAGCAGCAAAAGAGAAGTGCGAAGCTATTTTCAAAGACTTAAAAGACTTTTTAGAAATTTAA
- a CDS encoding CoA-disulfide reductase → MKTLIIGGSATGMGVAARLRRNDPNMEITVIQDKDYVSLGACGLPYFVANNFDNKNNLIARTIEEFKNNEIKVISNSKVKSIDFKSKKAFYNDQFEQYDNLVIAVGAKPIVPNIKGVEADNVFTLTTLEDGVNLKEKMMNDKNINKVAIIGAGFIGLEMSETFSELNKEVYLLEMESKVMIKTFDEEISELLESKLKEKKINTLLGEQLVEIKSKDNKVSSIVLKSGKEIEVDAVLLSVGFQPNTQFLKDSELEMNERGTIIVNFKGETNIENVYSAGDCAVSKSYIDNQDIYSPLATVASKFSKVIADNISGKENEYVGSIQSAILRLFDLEVARTGLTEKMAQDKNIKFKSVFIKDKDHTNYTPNQKDIYLKLIMNSETREIIGAQMAGSNNSVLRIYGLAALIWQKAKVNNSLEQIDLPYAPPFSRSVDIIHIALSKLNK, encoded by the coding sequence ATGAAGACTTTAATTATTGGTGGTAGTGCAACTGGAATGGGAGTTGCAGCTAGATTAAGAAGAAATGATCCAAATATGGAAATTACAGTAATTCAAGACAAAGATTATGTTTCTCTTGGTGCTTGTGGTCTTCCATATTTTGTTGCGAATAACTTTGACAATAAAAATAATTTAATTGCAAGAACAATAGAGGAATTTAAAAACAACGAAATAAAAGTTATTTCAAATTCAAAAGTAAAATCAATAGATTTTAAATCTAAAAAAGCTTTCTACAATGATCAATTTGAACAATATGATAATTTAGTAATAGCTGTTGGGGCAAAACCTATAGTGCCAAACATAAAGGGTGTTGAAGCAGACAATGTCTTTACTCTTACAACACTTGAAGATGGAGTTAATTTAAAAGAAAAAATGATGAATGATAAAAACATCAATAAGGTTGCAATTATTGGTGCTGGATTCATTGGTCTTGAAATGAGTGAAACTTTTTCTGAGTTAAACAAAGAAGTTTATTTATTAGAAATGGAGTCAAAAGTTATGATTAAAACTTTTGATGAAGAGATTTCTGAATTATTAGAATCAAAATTAAAAGAGAAAAAAATAAATACACTTCTTGGAGAACAATTAGTAGAGATAAAAAGTAAAGATAACAAAGTTTCTTCAATTGTTTTAAAAAGTGGAAAAGAAATTGAAGTAGATGCAGTTCTTTTATCTGTTGGTTTCCAACCAAATACACAATTTTTAAAAGATAGTGAATTGGAAATGAATGAAAGAGGAACAATCATTGTGAATTTTAAAGGTGAAACAAACATTGAAAATGTTTATTCAGCTGGAGATTGTGCAGTTTCAAAAAGTTATATAGATAATCAAGATATTTATTCTCCACTTGCAACTGTTGCAAGTAAGTTTTCAAAAGTTATTGCAGATAATATATCTGGAAAAGAAAATGAATATGTTGGTTCAATCCAAAGTGCTATTTTAAGATTGTTTGATCTTGAAGTTGCAAGAACAGGTTTAACTGAAAAAATGGCTCAAGATAAAAACATTAAGTTCAAATCGGTTTTTATAAAAGATAAAGATCATACAAACTATACTCCAAATCAAAAAGACATATATCTGAAATTGATAATGAATAGCGAAACAAGAGAAATAATAGGGGCTCAAATGGCTGGAAGTAACAATTCTGTATTAAGAATTTATGGACTTGCAGCATTAATTTGACAAAAAGCAAAAGTAAATAACAGTTTAGAACAAATTGATTTACCTTATGCTCCACCTTTCTCAAGAAGTGTGGATATTATTCACATTGCTTTATCAAAATTAAACAAATAA
- a CDS encoding dicarboxylate/amino acid:cation symporter, which produces MTFLAEDSGHNLLRDFLAISTWQSLVAITIFLSLQVGLWFFLKKYKFAFMYRVILGMGIGLVYGIVLQSIIGFPGEEDFKEMLKPGNKLYWVAELNIWASFFKNIFINGVYLLTVPIVFIAIFKITSKPGETGLGRITAKGIALLLFNVAVMFTITFFLGLLFKVGNGISLNPSEDVPGRENMPLPQIIWQYIPNNFVGALAAQAIIPVMVVGALAGGSVKILSKRKSVEMEAIRKSMNTGWDIIMSMLMTFMKIMPLAVMSMITVSITSRPIGALVVVGKVIGVGYLGVALALGLLSLEVFLSGVRIGAWWKKAWRPLIQGFATQSSNASLPIAIETLTEDMKVNGKSANTIQPISTTMGLIACAGVQSGLATSILWTGNTGGVVQEMGLFTFFIMALFVTVIASLGIAGVPGTATVVTVGVLGGIGFGVYAGSVLGVIAPLDGLFDMGRTGANVVGGVATATIVAKSEGLIDEDSELLTEKGLKKQKLIKEKHLLKDNLIKNIGLLNSKANKEIKNKDLSQEQKNIIKNNLKQDIKNEKITFKNKLEEINKK; this is translated from the coding sequence ATGACATTCTTAGCAGAAGATAGTGGTCATAACTTGCTTAGAGATTTTCTAGCAATAAGTACATGACAATCGTTAGTTGCAATTACTATATTTTTATCTTTACAAGTAGGTTTATGATTCTTTTTAAAGAAATATAAATTTGCATTTATGTATAGAGTTATTTTAGGTATGGGAATTGGTCTAGTTTATGGTATTGTACTACAATCAATTATTGGATTTCCTGGTGAAGAAGATTTTAAAGAAATGCTTAAACCGGGAAATAAATTATATTGAGTAGCGGAATTAAATATTTGAGCATCATTCTTTAAAAATATATTTATAAATGGTGTTTACTTACTTACTGTTCCAATCGTTTTTATAGCGATATTTAAAATTACTTCTAAACCAGGAGAAACTGGTTTAGGGAGAATAACTGCAAAAGGAATAGCTTTACTATTATTTAATGTTGCAGTTATGTTTACAATAACATTCTTTTTGGGATTGTTATTTAAAGTTGGTAATGGAATTAGCTTAAATCCAAGTGAAGATGTACCTGGAAGAGAAAACATGCCTTTACCACAAATAATATGACAATATATTCCAAACAACTTTGTTGGTGCATTGGCTGCTCAGGCAATTATACCTGTAATGGTAGTTGGGGCTTTAGCTGGTGGAAGTGTTAAAATACTTTCAAAAAGAAAATCAGTAGAAATGGAAGCGATCAGAAAATCTATGAATACTGGTTGAGATATAATCATGTCAATGCTGATGACTTTTATGAAAATAATGCCACTAGCTGTTATGTCGATGATAACTGTTTCTATTACATCAAGACCAATAGGCGCTTTAGTAGTAGTTGGTAAAGTCATTGGTGTTGGATATTTAGGAGTGGCTTTAGCATTAGGACTGTTAAGTTTAGAAGTTTTCTTGAGTGGTGTAAGAATAGGCGCTTGATGAAAAAAAGCTTGAAGACCTTTAATTCAAGGTTTTGCAACTCAATCCTCTAACGCATCTTTACCTATAGCTATAGAGACTTTAACCGAAGATATGAAAGTAAATGGTAAGTCTGCAAATACAATTCAACCAATCTCGACAACAATGGGTTTAATTGCTTGTGCTGGTGTTCAATCTGGTTTAGCAACAAGTATCTTATGAACAGGAAACACAGGTGGTGTTGTCCAAGAGATGGGATTATTTACATTTTTTATAATGGCTCTATTTGTAACAGTTATTGCTTCATTGGGTATAGCTGGGGTTCCTGGAACTGCAACTGTTGTTACTGTTGGGGTTTTAGGTGGAATCGGTTTTGGAGTTTATGCCGGAAGTGTTCTTGGAGTAATCGCTCCATTAGATGGTCTCTTTGATATGGGAAGAACTGGAGCAAATGTTGTCGGAGGTGTAGCTACTGCAACAATTGTTGCAAAGTCCGAGGGTTTAATTGACGAGGATTCAGAATTGTTAACCGAAAAAGGGTTAAAAAAACAAAAATTAATTAAGGAAAAACATCTATTAAAAGATAACTTAATTAAAAATATTGGCTTATTAAATTCTAAAGCTAATAAAGAAATTAAAAACAAAGATTTATCCCAAGAACAAAAAAATATTATTAAAAATAATTTAAAACAAGACATAAAAAATGAAAAAATTACTTTTAAAAATAAACTAGAAGAAATTAATAAAAAATAA
- a CDS encoding single-stranded DNA-binding protein, whose product MNNVTIIGQIEGNPQLVFNSKEGDKKLYKLTLRVPRNYKTKSGESIDDFINVKVWSNVLGDEYEYFDQSYIGVEGRLVSFGNSENNNYGNELVANKLVNLN is encoded by the coding sequence ATGAACAATGTAACAATAATCGGACAAATAGAGGGAAATCCTCAATTAGTTTTTAATTCAAAAGAAGGGGATAAAAAACTATACAAATTAACTTTAAGAGTACCAAGAAACTATAAAACTAAATCTGGAGAGTCAATTGATGACTTTATAAATGTCAAAGTATGATCAAATGTATTGGGAGATGAATACGAATACTTTGATCAATCTTATATTGGTGTTGAGGGTAGATTAGTATCATTTGGTAACTCAGAAAATAACAACTATGGAAATGAGCTTGTAGCCAATAAGTTAGTGAACTTGAATTAA
- a CDS encoding DNA-processing protein DprA, with translation MENVLLYFSIKYKGDWDKIYHALDTKEKITHKDLDEVSKKIDSNFITILSPLYPSYLKNTHKPPFVIFYKGDITLLSKYHKTIALVGGIETNEYGIKNIDFLMNDLNSENVIFSTIENEGINNEVFDNALKNEFNLINVIQEPMKDYLKKTIDLPERNNLLVITEVYESDNNMGNMVQEYSNRMLCGISKGIVFIHFKANDLVNKLFSFAVNEGKEIFAIPDETFSKNSTNKLIKNGAKLVENAKDILNEI, from the coding sequence ATGGAAAACGTACTTTTATATTTTTCAATCAAATACAAAGGTGATTGAGACAAAATTTACCATGCTTTAGATACAAAAGAAAAGATTACACACAAAGATCTTGATGAAGTTTCTAAAAAAATAGATTCAAACTTTATAACTATATTAAGTCCTTTATATCCAAGTTATTTAAAAAATACTCATAAACCACCATTTGTTATATTTTATAAAGGAGATATCACTTTACTTTCTAAATATCACAAAACAATAGCTTTGGTTGGCGGGATAGAGACAAATGAATATGGAATTAAAAATATAGATTTTTTAATGAATGATTTAAACTCTGAAAATGTTATATTTTCAACTATAGAAAATGAAGGTATAAACAATGAGGTTTTTGATAATGCTTTAAAAAATGAGTTTAATTTAATAAATGTAATTCAAGAACCTATGAAAGATTATCTTAAAAAAACCATAGATCTTCCGGAAAGAAATAATCTACTTGTTATAACAGAAGTATATGAATCAGATAATAATATGGGTAATATGGTTCAAGAATATTCAAATAGAATGCTTTGTGGAATTTCTAAAGGAATAGTTTTCATTCATTTTAAAGCAAATGATTTAGTTAATAAGTTATTTTCCTTTGCAGTTAATGAAGGTAAAGAAATTTTTGCAATTCCAGACGAAACATTTTCTAAAAACTCAACAAATAAGCTAATTAAAAATGGTGCCAAGTTAGTTGAAAATGCAAAAGATATACTAAATGAAATTTAA
- a CDS encoding ABC transporter ATP-binding protein, translated as MAENIKLDSTQEVNAQNENKNIKPEFKTKRSGKSFFAIIFHYIKRHPFLGVFLVLLTLASSVTSVLSPKIIENIMTVLTAPTILASILGNKWQDSPIDKINEALSATHQQKGTMLITAHGDAGNYHFTTNLFGFDLQWQHWIYVQLGLFAALAIFTFASNFIAGIMGKNIEIELRNKALERLVKQDMSYYSDKKIGEILTKIVSDTQIVGDQAQQVPVTMMSAAFTFFGALIMMFTINTYLTVVVIITMAIIVTSIFSTFGIVKKAAFKTRDSITDINGDVTDRIATVRLIKASGTENYETERFKEIHKDYFKKSSSLIKLQSTVITVLVAGVSSIQMIIVIAAAMKWHNDPGTLSVVLTAFISSVGTMVGPIMQVARLQAGLIMASTSAVRINEILGAKSRINPHYDPAEGVHIESIDKDIIFKNIEFRYPEKPEKVIIPEFDFTFEHGKSYAFVGETGAGKSTIAKLLLRFYDPFKGQILINGEHDLRDVNLASYLDKVGYVEQEPQILFGNVLDNIKYGRFEATDEQAIEAAKLAELHDLVMTWPEGYNTVLGERGFMLSGGQKQRLVIARMFLKDPQLLILDEATSALDNIVEKEIQSKLDSLMKGRTTVTIAHRLSTIKNVDQIIVLAPEKGIAQVGTFNELKNKEGHFKKLYDAGLMA; from the coding sequence ATGGCAGAAAATATTAAATTGGACAGTACCCAAGAGGTTAATGCCCAAAATGAAAACAAAAATATCAAACCTGAATTTAAAACAAAAAGAAGTGGAAAATCATTCTTTGCAATAATTTTCCATTATATAAAAAGACACCCATTTTTAGGGGTTTTCTTAGTGCTACTTACACTAGCTTCATCAGTAACAAGTGTTTTAAGTCCTAAAATTATTGAAAATATTATGACAGTTTTAACTGCTCCAACAATTTTGGCATCAATACTTGGAAATAAATGACAAGATAGTCCTATTGATAAAATCAACGAAGCATTATCAGCAACACACCAACAAAAAGGTACCATGCTTATTACAGCTCATGGTGATGCTGGAAATTATCATTTCACAACAAATCTTTTTGGATTTGATTTGCAATGACAACATTGAATTTATGTTCAATTAGGTTTATTTGCAGCTTTAGCAATATTCACTTTTGCTTCTAACTTTATAGCTGGAATTATGGGTAAAAATATTGAAATTGAGCTAAGAAATAAAGCTCTTGAAAGATTAGTAAAACAAGATATGAGTTACTACTCTGACAAAAAAATTGGAGAAATTTTAACAAAAATAGTTTCTGATACTCAAATAGTAGGTGACCAAGCTCAACAAGTTCCTGTAACTATGATGAGTGCTGCATTTACTTTCTTTGGAGCATTAATTATGATGTTTACAATTAATACTTACTTAACTGTTGTTGTAATTATTACAATGGCAATAATTGTTACATCAATTTTCTCAACTTTTGGAATAGTTAAAAAAGCTGCTTTCAAAACAAGAGATTCTATTACAGATATTAATGGAGATGTAACAGATAGAATTGCTACTGTTAGACTTATTAAAGCGTCTGGAACAGAAAACTATGAAACAGAAAGATTTAAAGAAATTCACAAAGATTACTTTAAAAAATCAAGTAGTTTAATTAAACTACAATCAACTGTTATTACAGTTTTAGTAGCTGGTGTAAGTTCAATTCAAATGATCATTGTTATTGCAGCTGCAATGAAATGACATAATGATCCAGGAACATTATCAGTTGTTTTAACAGCATTTATTTCATCTGTTGGAACAATGGTTGGTCCAATTATGCAAGTTGCAAGACTACAAGCAGGATTAATTATGGCATCTACATCAGCTGTTAGAATTAATGAAATTCTTGGAGCAAAATCAAGAATTAATCCTCATTATGATCCTGCTGAAGGTGTTCATATCGAAAGTATTGATAAAGATATTATCTTTAAAAATATTGAATTTAGATATCCAGAAAAACCTGAAAAAGTAATTATTCCAGAATTTGATTTCACATTTGAACATGGAAAATCATATGCCTTTGTTGGTGAAACTGGAGCTGGTAAATCAACTATTGCTAAATTATTATTAAGATTCTATGATCCTTTCAAAGGACAAATCTTAATTAATGGTGAACATGACTTAAGAGATGTAAACTTAGCAAGTTACTTAGACAAAGTTGGGTATGTTGAACAAGAACCTCAAATCTTATTTGGTAATGTTTTAGATAACATTAAATATGGAAGATTTGAAGCAACTGACGAACAAGCAATTGAAGCTGCAAAATTAGCAGAATTACACGACTTAGTTATGACTTGACCAGAAGGATACAACACAGTTCTTGGTGAACGTGGATTTATGTTAAGTGGTGGCCAAAAACAAAGACTTGTTATTGCAAGAATGTTCTTAAAAGATCCACAATTATTAATATTAGATGAAGCAACAAGTGCTTTAGATAATATTGTTGAAAAAGAAATTCAATCAAAATTAGATAGCTTAATGAAAGGTAGAACTACAGTTACTATCGCTCACAGATTAAGTACTATTAAAAATGTTGATCAAATAATAGTTTTAGCTCCTGAAAAAGGAATAGCACAAGTTGGAACTTTCAATGAATTAAAAAACAAAGAAGGTCACTTCAAAAAACTATATGATGCCGGACTTATGGCTTAA